A genomic window from Streptomyces sp. NBC_01429 includes:
- a CDS encoding Tn3 family transposase — translation MAALLVAHGCNVGYTPALGSVHTLKYRRPSPGDQTHPRPATHRTANPALNRPPGVHRPRTGTGQGSGRAVDGTRFLVPVPSVHARPNRSTSGTEAPRPSARWAPSSRRRR, via the coding sequence ATCGCCGCGCTGCTGGTCGCCCACGGCTGCAACGTCGGGTACACCCCGGCCCTGGGCAGCGTGCACACACTGAAGTACCGGCGGCCGTCCCCCGGCGACCAGACTCATCCGCGGCCGGCGACCCACCGGACCGCGAACCCCGCCCTCAATCGACCACCAGGCGTCCATCGGCCTCGTACCGGCACGGGGCAGGGATCCGGCCGCGCGGTCGACGGGACGCGGTTCCTCGTGCCCGTCCCCAGCGTGCACGCGCGACCGAACCGAAGCACTTCAGGCACGGAGGCGCCGAGACCGTCGGCCCGATGGGCTCCGTCAAGCCGTCGGCGACGGTGA
- a CDS encoding acyltransferase family protein, with the protein MTRDRCVDFLRAWAIVSVVAGHWLITALEHGSDGGITAPELLADVPWTRWLTLLFQIMPLFFLAGGHAAGGSWDRARADGGTATGWVGRRAVRLLLPTAAYSAPVLLAVAVSAAVGVAPDTLALVGWAMAMQFWFLPVYLLVSALTPVLYAAHGRWGLAVPAALGALAVAVGTLALAADLPRVGLLNYLLVWAVAYQLGFCWRDGLLEGRRPPALALGGGAAFAALVALGPFPVSLILVTGEPVSNTDPPSVAMLAWVLTQCGLCLLAGPGLRRLLAHDRVQRLAGPVGGVSMTLYLWHMLPVLVVAAALYLTGLAPEPALGSPAWWALRVPWLLLLAVLMAAVTAVVRPVEAALVSRYERARPDVGRYRPWLLWPGLAVSAVALSRFAAHGFAEHGRFPALPTLGLAAGTALVLLHRRRTARPTKRQSWAALEEAA; encoded by the coding sequence ATGACCAGAGACCGCTGTGTCGACTTCCTGCGCGCGTGGGCGATCGTCTCGGTCGTGGCCGGCCACTGGCTGATCACCGCCCTGGAACACGGTTCGGACGGCGGGATCACCGCGCCCGAACTGCTCGCCGACGTCCCCTGGACGCGGTGGCTGACCCTGCTGTTCCAGATCATGCCGCTGTTCTTCCTGGCGGGTGGCCACGCGGCCGGCGGCTCCTGGGACAGGGCGCGGGCCGATGGCGGAACGGCCACCGGCTGGGTGGGCCGGCGCGCGGTCCGGCTGCTGCTGCCGACCGCCGCGTACAGCGCTCCCGTCCTGCTCGCCGTCGCGGTGAGCGCCGCGGTCGGCGTCGCCCCGGACACCCTCGCTCTCGTCGGCTGGGCGATGGCCATGCAGTTCTGGTTCCTGCCGGTGTATCTGCTGGTCAGCGCCCTGACGCCAGTCCTGTACGCGGCGCACGGGCGATGGGGTCTCGCCGTCCCCGCCGCACTCGGGGCGCTCGCCGTGGCCGTCGGCACCCTCGCGCTCGCCGCCGACCTGCCCCGCGTGGGGCTCCTCAACTACCTCCTGGTCTGGGCCGTCGCCTACCAGCTCGGCTTCTGCTGGCGCGACGGCCTGCTGGAAGGCCGCCGCCCGCCGGCCCTCGCGCTGGGCGGCGGCGCGGCTTTCGCGGCGCTGGTCGCCCTCGGCCCGTTCCCGGTCAGCCTGATCCTGGTGACCGGCGAGCCCGTCTCCAACACCGATCCGCCCTCGGTGGCGATGCTCGCCTGGGTGCTCACGCAGTGCGGCCTCTGCCTGCTCGCCGGACCCGGCCTGCGCCGCCTGCTCGCACATGACCGCGTCCAGCGGCTGGCGGGGCCGGTCGGCGGGGTCAGCATGACCCTCTACCTGTGGCACATGCTGCCCGTCCTCGTCGTCGCAGCGGCCCTCTACCTGACCGGTCTCGCCCCCGAACCCGCCCTCGGCTCCCCCGCCTGGTGGGCGCTGCGGGTGCCGTGGCTACTGCTGCTCGCCGTGCTCATGGCGGCGGTCACGGCGGTGGTACGGCCGGTGGAGGCCGCGCTGGTCAGCCGCTACGAACGAGCCAGGCCCGACGTCGGCCGCTACCGGCCGTGGCTGCTCTGGCCGGGCCTCGCCGTGAGCGCAGTCGCGCTGTCCCGCTTCGCCGCCCACGGGTTCGCCGAGCACGGCCGGTTCCCCGCCCTGCCCACGCTGGGCCTCGCGGCGGGCACGGCGCTGGTGCTGTTGCACCGGCGGCGCACTGCACGGCCCACCAAGCGGCAGAGCTGGGCCGCCCTCGAAGAAGCGGCCTGA
- a CDS encoding DUF4232 domain-containing protein, with amino-acid sequence MKYTRIATLAALGVAATLSLTVCDSDDSGMDSSSKSSSSSSSSSSDGDSKSEGGSGSDGSEAGNAKSGSGEGTDARANAANGTETGGKVTFCKTEDLAIDATDAAPDVDSGRIDIIMINRGSTTCSATGFAGVDIKDADNTSTPIERGHAQPRVTIPKPGDAAVFNLAYDIDHTGDSPASPTDIEVTPPNETHTVSLKWPAGAGESKGAYPDVEVDPTHTTR; translated from the coding sequence GTGAAGTACACCCGCATCGCTACTCTCGCCGCCCTCGGCGTCGCCGCCACCCTTTCGCTCACGGTCTGTGACAGTGACGACTCAGGGATGGACTCGTCCTCCAAGAGCTCCTCGTCGTCGTCCTCTTCGTCCTCGGACGGTGATTCGAAGTCGGAGGGCGGGTCGGGCTCCGACGGATCGGAGGCCGGCAACGCGAAGTCAGGCTCCGGTGAGGGCACTGACGCCCGCGCGAACGCCGCGAACGGCACGGAGACCGGCGGCAAGGTCACGTTCTGCAAGACGGAGGACCTGGCCATCGACGCCACGGACGCCGCGCCCGACGTGGACTCCGGCAGGATCGACATCATCATGATCAACCGGGGTTCGACCACCTGCTCGGCGACGGGCTTCGCGGGCGTCGACATCAAGGACGCCGACAACACCTCGACCCCCATTGAGCGCGGCCACGCCCAGCCGCGTGTCACCATCCCGAAGCCCGGCGACGCCGCTGTCTTCAACCTCGCCTACGACATCGACCACACCGGCGACAGCCCCGCCTCCCCGACCGACATCGAGGTGACGCCCCCGAACGAGACCCACACCGTGAGCCTGAAGTGGCCTGCGGGCGCGGGGGAGAGCAAGGGCGCCTACCCCGACGTTGAGGTCGACCCCACGCACACGACCAGGTAG
- a CDS encoding DUF4037 domain-containing protein — protein MTTPSFIPGLELSHRFYCEAVRPLLDEAAPGVTHSAARLGGGSEVLGFDTARSADHEWGPRLQIFLRSRDLTRHGARITALLSERLPKTFRGYPTHFASAGEADIRVMRTTDGPVHHRVEVTDPGSWFTTQLGFDPRTDITLSDWLATPTQLLAEVTAGAVLHDGLGQLAPIRANLDWYPHDLWLHLLACQWQRISQEEAFVGRCGEVGDELGSAVVAARLVRDLMRLCLLMERRYPPYSKWLGSAFARTAQAPALTPVLTDALAATDWHTREHHLARAYEAVAATHNQLGLTDPVDPATRPYHTRPFQVLHAERFTAALRVRITDPDISSLPTIGAVDQFIDSTDVLSRPELTRAATNGLLAP, from the coding sequence ATGACCACGCCGTCCTTCATCCCCGGACTGGAACTCTCCCACCGCTTCTACTGCGAAGCCGTACGGCCTTTGCTGGACGAGGCCGCCCCCGGGGTTACGCACTCCGCCGCTCGTCTCGGCGGCGGTTCGGAAGTCCTCGGATTCGACACCGCACGCTCCGCCGACCACGAATGGGGACCCCGCCTGCAGATCTTCCTGCGCTCGCGGGACCTCACACGCCACGGCGCGAGAATCACGGCACTGCTCTCCGAACGCTTGCCGAAAACCTTCCGCGGCTACCCGACGCACTTCGCCTCCGCCGGCGAGGCGGACATCCGGGTCATGCGGACCACTGACGGGCCAGTCCACCACCGGGTCGAAGTCACGGACCCAGGGTCCTGGTTCACCACGCAACTGGGCTTCGACCCGCGTACCGACATCACCCTGTCGGACTGGCTGGCCACCCCCACTCAGCTCCTCGCCGAGGTCACCGCCGGTGCCGTCCTCCACGACGGACTCGGCCAACTCGCACCGATCCGCGCCAACCTCGACTGGTACCCCCACGACCTCTGGCTCCACCTGCTCGCCTGCCAGTGGCAGCGCATCTCCCAGGAGGAAGCCTTCGTCGGCCGCTGCGGCGAAGTGGGCGACGAACTCGGTTCCGCCGTCGTCGCCGCCCGCCTGGTACGCGATCTGATGCGGCTCTGCCTGCTCATGGAGCGCCGATATCCTCCCTACAGCAAATGGCTCGGCAGCGCCTTCGCCCGCACCGCCCAGGCACCCGCCCTCACCCCGGTCCTCACCGACGCCCTCGCCGCCACCGACTGGCACACCCGCGAGCACCACCTGGCCCGCGCCTACGAAGCCGTCGCGGCCACACACAACCAGCTCGGCCTCACCGACCCCGTCGACCCCGCCACGCGGCCCTACCACACCAGACCATTCCAGGTCCTGCACGCCGAACGCTTCACCGCGGCGCTGAGAGTCCGCATCACCGACCCGGACATCAGCTCCCTGCCCACTATCGGCGCCGTCGACCAGTTCATCGACAGCACGGACGTCCTCAGCCGTCCGGAACTGACGCGCGCCGCCACCAACGGTCTGCTCGCCCCCTGA